In a single window of the Limnochorda sp. L945t genome:
- a CDS encoding sacsin N-terminal ATP-binding-like domain-containing protein: MAKSAVFQVAIDNADDAGSKSVLVELARDAVRIANDGAPFSEADVESICRVGRSGKKATDYIGYLGVGCKSVFLFCDSPRIVSGCYRFAFDRQYWPQPEKVPWQITPVWLERAPEWTKELSSYTTFFELPFREGNRADVAARLAEEMKPDSLSGRVLLFLRHVEELVLQDRLRGARRVVRRRRAEPGEAGPGLYEQYEIQEERDGDASRERWVVFRATVRVPEAVRSDPETRQWERHEVSAREIAVAFALDETGQLRPVHGTAHTGVFSFLPLKEVPSGLSFLVHGDFLTGPGRESLRRDARWNRWMAGELFRFIAERVAPALLEHQRWRYAAAAMLYPGAGGPHVINDELLRPLRRYVEERPLLVSADGSLVTAAQAMRIPNWDAGWLQVLGVERLEAAFPGKRALHRLTLLPPVPVMEGPFVNSRNWPWAMEQLVEARAKEQDVELFRALYRELGRYSEGTIRSAPWFSARLVLTEDGSLVSASAAYWAEHGPPALRGRRRVHPGLWADPECAGFLEFLGCRVLTAQQVREWQLGDSLDQVAQAWATMPESERVEWTGRLFRLWREGVLDGGRLGFLTVRCRDGRWRSPREVFFGEAYAPEHRLEALAARGLLRVEPEAMPLLSEAYLAAGGGGEVSEWRRFFQALGVNRRLEDERLREAFAERVAEAVLVRYERSRGRQPERVPRSQERGYDFESGGRRIELKGRSRPDPPIDLTRTQYQALSDEAHYVYVVADALSHPVLYVLRGPKLLGLLPEPTFRYAEWRGLVEDRYVSLEEEGDAGHAESS; encoded by the coding sequence GTGGCCAAAAGTGCGGTTTTTCAAGTGGCCATTGACAACGCCGACGACGCCGGGTCGAAGTCGGTGCTGGTGGAACTGGCTCGCGATGCCGTTCGCATCGCCAACGACGGCGCACCGTTTTCCGAAGCGGACGTGGAAAGCATCTGCCGGGTCGGGCGGTCGGGCAAGAAAGCGACCGACTACATCGGGTATCTCGGCGTCGGGTGCAAGTCGGTGTTCCTGTTCTGCGACAGCCCTCGCATCGTGTCGGGGTGCTATCGGTTTGCCTTCGACCGCCAGTACTGGCCGCAGCCGGAGAAGGTTCCCTGGCAAATCACGCCCGTCTGGCTGGAGCGGGCGCCGGAGTGGACGAAGGAGCTCTCCTCGTACACCACGTTTTTCGAGCTTCCTTTCCGGGAGGGGAATCGGGCCGACGTTGCGGCGCGCCTCGCAGAAGAAATGAAACCGGACAGCCTGTCGGGCCGGGTGCTTCTCTTTTTGCGGCACGTGGAGGAACTTGTCCTGCAAGACCGCTTGAGGGGCGCTCGGCGGGTGGTTCGGAGACGGCGGGCAGAGCCTGGAGAAGCCGGGCCCGGCCTCTACGAGCAATATGAGATCCAGGAGGAGCGCGACGGGGATGCGAGCCGGGAACGGTGGGTGGTCTTTCGTGCCACGGTGCGGGTGCCGGAGGCGGTGCGCTCCGATCCGGAGACCCGGCAGTGGGAGCGTCACGAGGTCAGCGCCCGGGAGATTGCGGTGGCGTTCGCGCTGGACGAGACGGGCCAGCTCCGGCCCGTGCACGGAACGGCTCACACGGGGGTCTTTTCGTTTCTTCCGCTCAAGGAGGTGCCCAGCGGGCTTTCGTTCCTGGTGCACGGGGACTTCCTGACCGGCCCCGGTCGGGAGAGCCTGCGGCGCGATGCGCGGTGGAACCGCTGGATGGCGGGCGAGCTTTTCCGCTTCATTGCCGAGCGGGTGGCGCCGGCGCTGCTGGAGCACCAGCGGTGGCGGTACGCTGCGGCGGCGATGCTGTACCCGGGGGCGGGCGGGCCGCACGTGATCAACGACGAACTTCTCAGGCCCCTCAGGCGGTACGTGGAGGAGCGGCCGCTGCTGGTTTCAGCCGATGGTTCCTTGGTAACGGCGGCGCAGGCCATGCGCATCCCCAACTGGGATGCGGGGTGGCTGCAGGTGCTGGGGGTGGAGAGGCTCGAGGCGGCATTTCCCGGCAAGCGGGCGCTTCACCGGCTCACGCTGCTGCCGCCCGTACCCGTCATGGAAGGGCCCTTCGTCAACAGCCGCAACTGGCCGTGGGCGATGGAGCAGCTCGTGGAGGCACGGGCCAAGGAGCAGGACGTGGAGTTGTTCCGGGCGCTGTACCGGGAGCTGGGGCGGTACTCGGAGGGTACCATCCGGAGCGCCCCGTGGTTTTCGGCCCGCCTGGTGCTCACGGAGGACGGGTCGCTGGTGTCGGCGTCGGCGGCCTACTGGGCTGAGCACGGGCCGCCGGCACTGCGCGGCCGGCGGCGGGTGCACCCCGGCCTTTGGGCCGACCCGGAGTGCGCCGGATTTCTGGAGTTTCTGGGGTGCCGGGTGCTGACGGCGCAGCAGGTGCGGGAGTGGCAGCTCGGGGACTCCCTGGACCAGGTGGCCCAGGCGTGGGCGACCATGCCGGAGTCGGAGCGAGTGGAGTGGACGGGGCGGTTGTTCCGGCTGTGGCGCGAGGGCGTGCTGGATGGGGGGCGGCTGGGGTTCCTGACGGTGAGGTGCCGGGACGGCCGCTGGCGATCGCCGCGGGAGGTGTTCTTCGGCGAGGCGTATGCGCCGGAACACCGGCTGGAGGCGCTGGCGGCCCGGGGGCTGCTGCGGGTGGAGCCGGAGGCGATGCCGCTGCTGTCGGAGGCGTACCTGGCGGCGGGGGGCGGCGGGGAGGTGTCCGAGTGGCGGCGGTTCTTCCAGGCCCTGGGGGTGAACCGGCGGCTGGAGGATGAGCGGCTGCGGGAGGCGTTCGCCGAACGGGTCGCGGAGGCGGTGCTGGTGCGCTACGAGCGTAGCCGGGGGCGGCAGCCGGAGCGGGTGCCCCGTTCGCAGGAGCGGGGGTACGACTTCGAGTCGGGCGGGCGGCGCATCGAGCTCAAGGGGCGCTCCCGGCCTGACCCGCCCATCGACCTGACCCGAACCCAGTATCAGGCGCTGTCCGACGAGGCCCACTACGTGTACGTCGTGGCCGACGCCCTGAGCCACCCCGTCCTGTACGTGCTGCGCGGGCCGAAACTGCTCGGGTTGCTGCCCGAACCGACCTTCCGGTACGCCGAGTGGCGGGGGCTGGTGGAAGACCGCTACGTCTCGCTGGAGGAAGAGGGGGACGCAGGCCATGCCGAGTCGAGCTGA
- a CDS encoding DUF3320 domain-containing protein — protein MTQQVTEGATIDQRAIQQAGRYIADWKRSLLDLSRRNRLIDFHKGFATRVQITSPGLSALYAALVVEERQLAFPYVRGITIEDLDLGETVEPGVRAVPGDLELAPPVATPKDVRDLHRKLQRLRRNTRTIYEEQGVHTLFVALGMLEWRETESAEERVHSPLLLIPVHLDRSEQRYVLRPHEDGPEVNPTLEYRLQREFGIALPALDTNGEPAEPGAAMDQFLGKAREAVRPKGWAVLEQAWLAQFAFYKLPMYRDLEAPGVAERAAAHPVVAALCGLRERSELAPVDVRKVEEESARPEVFPVADADSSQLEVMEQARQGRTIVVQGPPGTGKSQTILNLIAQALRDGRKVLFVSEKRAALEVVYARLQGLGLADLCLDLHSSRASRKAVVEELQASLARLKAWRTRANKDEFEEYRRVRAQLNQYVEELHKPRDRQGRSAFQVHGTLARLHEVPFVDAPLPFDRPLEVERDRENAVFELVRQVARLGVWDEERTHPWREAAAPEDFIPIAEAVSSAYGALRRATEGLLGVANAVFEFTGERVETARHLEERLELLRGLARMPDATIQPAWLMLEEAGRRAMVGFARSVEEHARRRREGAAYLRGVGVNPGGEPGQEPDIEAGEVRALHSVLEKVSKRPWLRRVMAEWKVQRRLARLIGRKLRRSEAVGVVRALFAVQESRAWIDAHAGRIRGELGIEPGTDDWNPEAAVRAVEWAAATVQAGGGHLSERLRERLVREAPQVIRRTASSLIEAALRALDEWRSAAGAEPVVRCFPEGFGGRSFGEVSLDELRDNAATWEREAGRLPEWIEHRRLMRKAEEAGLSAFFAACRAKGLSAGRLFDGFRRAYFARWLRAAYGESEVLRSFPGHAWEEIRRRFQELDEQLQKQAVIATFEAVAARLPDPLPASERTVLAREAHKKRRHLPLRKLSPLIPNLLLAVKPCLMMSPLSVATYLPKELFRFDLVIFDEASQLPPGDAVGVLLRGGQAVIFGDNKQLPPTDFFRAHAEGEEDEPDAQDYESILDIASVYFPGPMLKWHYRSRDERLIAFSNRYFYDRQLITFPAPGTDGVATGVSFVHVPDGVFGKGGSRTNRVEAERVAQLVLEHCRTTSGLSLGIITMSIEQRDAVEEALRRLLRAHPQVKLPDKEEFFVKNLETVQGDERDVIVLSVGYGPSEPGGTPSLNFGPLNRMGGDRRLNVAITRARYRMIVVSSMTPEQLAGVVGQARWDGPKMLAGYLRYAKDGGVDADARGTGQPESEFEEAVRDALVGRGYEVDCQVGVSGYRIDLAVRDPDLPGRYIVGIECDGATYHSARTARDRDRIRQVALENLGWKILRVWSTGWIRDPARATERLVEAIERVRGGEGRADGNDGRASGDRPAYGADGSAQGDDRPAHRNDGPAQGKDGRPLNAMRSGDTGGAPSSDGAGGSSGDAGRGAGGAPDSVVRLPAYRAYQGGRDLVRASAIVDEHPDDLAELTRQVVEVEAPVHVEQLYERLRGLYGHSRAGKRIRDALSRAVSRAVRRGWVSKQGDFLWKANRESSGAPPRGPGDVARPPEHICAEEWEAAVLEVLGQLGATERSRAARAIASAVLGYSRISARARDHVTEAIDRLVAKGRLLDLHGVLHVKPLERSSP, from the coding sequence ATGACGCAGCAGGTGACCGAAGGGGCGACCATCGACCAGCGGGCGATACAGCAGGCCGGGCGGTACATCGCGGATTGGAAGCGCTCTCTTCTCGACCTGTCGAGGCGAAACCGCCTCATCGATTTCCACAAGGGCTTTGCGACCCGGGTGCAGATCACGAGCCCGGGGCTCAGTGCCCTCTATGCAGCTCTCGTCGTCGAGGAGAGGCAGCTCGCTTTCCCGTACGTCCGCGGCATCACGATCGAGGACCTCGACCTCGGGGAGACCGTCGAGCCGGGTGTCCGGGCCGTACCTGGCGACCTGGAGCTCGCTCCACCCGTGGCGACCCCGAAGGACGTGCGGGATCTCCACCGCAAGCTCCAGCGGCTGCGGCGAAACACGCGGACCATCTACGAAGAGCAGGGCGTCCATACGCTCTTCGTCGCGCTCGGCATGCTGGAGTGGAGGGAGACGGAGAGCGCCGAAGAGAGGGTCCACAGCCCGCTCCTGCTGATTCCGGTGCATTTGGACCGCTCCGAACAGCGTTACGTCCTGCGCCCGCACGAAGACGGGCCGGAGGTAAACCCGACCCTCGAGTACCGGCTGCAACGGGAGTTCGGCATCGCACTGCCGGCTCTCGACACGAACGGGGAGCCGGCCGAGCCGGGCGCCGCCATGGATCAGTTCCTCGGCAAGGCACGCGAGGCGGTGCGGCCCAAGGGGTGGGCCGTGCTGGAGCAGGCGTGGCTGGCGCAGTTCGCCTTCTACAAGCTCCCGATGTACCGGGACCTGGAAGCGCCCGGCGTCGCCGAGCGGGCCGCGGCACACCCGGTGGTGGCGGCGCTGTGCGGGCTGCGCGAGCGCTCCGAACTCGCGCCGGTTGACGTCCGCAAGGTCGAGGAGGAGTCGGCCCGGCCCGAGGTCTTCCCCGTGGCGGACGCCGACTCGAGCCAGCTCGAGGTGATGGAACAGGCACGCCAGGGCCGCACCATCGTGGTACAGGGGCCGCCGGGCACAGGCAAGAGCCAGACCATCCTCAACCTGATCGCGCAGGCGCTGCGGGACGGGCGGAAGGTGCTGTTCGTGAGCGAGAAGCGGGCGGCTCTCGAGGTCGTCTACGCCCGCCTGCAAGGCCTCGGGCTGGCGGACCTGTGCCTCGACCTGCACAGCAGCCGGGCCAGCCGCAAGGCCGTGGTGGAGGAGCTCCAGGCCAGTCTGGCGCGGCTCAAGGCCTGGCGCACCCGCGCCAACAAGGACGAGTTCGAGGAATACCGGCGGGTCAGGGCTCAGCTCAACCAGTACGTCGAAGAACTCCACAAGCCTCGGGATCGGCAGGGTCGCAGCGCCTTCCAGGTGCACGGGACGCTGGCCCGGCTGCACGAGGTGCCCTTCGTGGACGCTCCGCTCCCGTTCGACCGGCCCCTCGAGGTCGAGCGGGACCGGGAGAACGCGGTCTTCGAGCTGGTGCGCCAGGTCGCGAGGCTCGGCGTGTGGGACGAGGAACGCACGCACCCCTGGCGCGAGGCGGCGGCGCCGGAGGACTTCATCCCTATTGCGGAGGCGGTGAGCTCCGCGTACGGGGCTCTGAGGCGGGCGACCGAGGGCCTGCTCGGGGTGGCGAACGCGGTCTTCGAATTCACGGGAGAGCGGGTCGAGACGGCGCGGCACCTCGAGGAGCGCCTGGAGCTGCTGCGGGGGCTCGCCAGGATGCCCGATGCGACCATTCAGCCGGCCTGGCTCATGCTTGAGGAGGCCGGGCGGCGGGCGATGGTGGGGTTCGCGCGAAGCGTCGAGGAACATGCTCGCCGGAGAAGGGAGGGTGCGGCCTACCTTCGGGGGGTGGGCGTGAATCCTGGCGGGGAGCCGGGCCAGGAGCCGGACATCGAAGCCGGCGAGGTGAGGGCGCTGCATAGCGTCCTCGAGAAGGTTTCGAAGCGCCCCTGGCTCCGGCGAGTCATGGCCGAATGGAAGGTGCAGCGGCGGCTCGCCCGCCTGATAGGGCGGAAGCTGCGGCGCTCAGAGGCGGTCGGAGTGGTGCGGGCGCTTTTCGCCGTGCAGGAGAGTCGTGCGTGGATCGACGCCCACGCGGGGCGCATCCGCGGCGAGCTCGGCATCGAGCCCGGCACGGACGATTGGAACCCTGAGGCGGCCGTGCGCGCCGTGGAGTGGGCTGCCGCGACGGTGCAGGCAGGCGGGGGACACTTGAGCGAGCGCCTGCGCGAACGGCTCGTTCGCGAGGCGCCGCAGGTCATCCGGCGGACGGCCTCCTCGCTGATCGAAGCGGCCTTGAGGGCGCTGGACGAGTGGCGGTCGGCGGCGGGTGCCGAACCCGTCGTCCGGTGCTTTCCCGAGGGCTTCGGGGGGCGCTCTTTCGGGGAGGTCTCCCTGGACGAACTGCGAGACAACGCCGCCACATGGGAACGGGAGGCCGGCCGCCTCCCGGAGTGGATCGAACACCGGCGGCTGATGCGGAAGGCCGAGGAGGCGGGGCTGTCGGCGTTCTTCGCCGCCTGCCGCGCGAAGGGGCTGTCGGCCGGGCGCCTGTTCGATGGGTTCCGGCGGGCCTACTTCGCACGGTGGTTGAGGGCCGCGTACGGCGAGTCCGAGGTGTTGCGTTCGTTTCCAGGGCATGCCTGGGAGGAGATTCGCCGGAGATTTCAAGAGCTCGACGAACAGTTGCAAAAGCAGGCCGTGATCGCCACGTTCGAGGCGGTTGCGGCCCGCCTGCCCGACCCGTTGCCGGCCAGCGAGCGGACGGTGCTCGCGCGGGAGGCGCACAAGAAACGCCGTCACCTGCCTCTGCGCAAACTCTCCCCCCTCATCCCCAATCTCCTGCTGGCCGTCAAGCCGTGTCTGATGATGAGCCCGCTGTCCGTGGCGACGTACCTACCGAAGGAGCTTTTCCGGTTCGACCTGGTGATTTTCGACGAGGCGTCGCAGCTCCCGCCGGGCGATGCGGTCGGCGTGTTGCTGCGAGGCGGGCAGGCGGTGATCTTCGGCGACAACAAGCAACTGCCGCCGACGGATTTCTTCCGGGCGCACGCGGAGGGCGAGGAGGACGAGCCGGACGCCCAGGACTATGAGAGCATTCTCGACATCGCGAGCGTCTACTTCCCCGGGCCTATGCTCAAGTGGCACTACCGCAGTCGGGACGAACGCCTCATCGCGTTCTCCAACAGGTACTTCTACGACCGCCAGCTCATCACGTTCCCCGCTCCCGGGACCGACGGCGTCGCGACCGGGGTTTCCTTCGTGCACGTGCCGGACGGTGTCTTCGGCAAGGGCGGGTCTCGCACCAACCGGGTCGAGGCCGAGCGGGTCGCCCAACTCGTGCTCGAACACTGCCGGACGACGAGCGGGTTGTCGCTGGGGATCATCACCATGAGCATCGAGCAGCGGGACGCCGTCGAGGAGGCGCTGCGCAGGCTGCTGAGGGCGCACCCGCAGGTGAAGTTGCCCGACAAAGAGGAGTTCTTCGTGAAGAACCTGGAGACGGTTCAGGGGGACGAGCGCGACGTCATCGTCTTGAGCGTCGGATACGGGCCTTCTGAGCCAGGCGGGACGCCTTCGCTCAACTTCGGCCCGCTCAACCGCATGGGGGGCGACCGGCGGCTGAACGTCGCCATCACCCGGGCGCGGTATCGGATGATCGTGGTCTCGTCGATGACTCCAGAGCAGCTGGCGGGCGTCGTCGGCCAGGCGCGCTGGGACGGGCCGAAGATGCTGGCGGGGTATCTGCGCTATGCGAAGGACGGCGGGGTCGACGCAGACGCGCGGGGCACCGGGCAGCCGGAGAGCGAGTTCGAGGAGGCCGTGCGGGACGCGCTGGTGGGGCGGGGGTATGAGGTGGATTGCCAGGTCGGGGTGTCGGGCTATCGCATTGACCTGGCCGTGAGGGACCCCGATTTGCCCGGGCGCTACATCGTCGGCATCGAGTGCGACGGGGCCACCTACCACTCGGCGCGAACGGCTCGAGACCGTGACCGCATCCGGCAGGTGGCCCTTGAGAACCTGGGGTGGAAGATCCTGCGGGTCTGGTCGACGGGGTGGATCCGCGACCCGGCTAGGGCGACCGAGCGCCTCGTCGAGGCCATCGAGCGGGTGCGCGGGGGCGAGGGGCGGGCCGACGGCAATGACGGCCGGGCGAGCGGCGACAGGCCGGCGTACGGCGCCGACGGGTCGGCGCAGGGCGACGACAGGCCAGCGCACCGCAACGATGGGCCAGCGCAAGGCAAGGACGGGCGGCCGCTAAACGCTATGCGGAGCGGCGATACAGGTGGCGCGCCGAGCAGCGATGGGGCTGGCGGATCGAGCGGGGATGCGGGCCGAGGCGCCGGCGGCGCCCCTGATTCCGTCGTCCGGTTGCCAGCTTACCGGGCGTACCAGGGTGGCCGGGACCTGGTCCGGGCCTCAGCCATCGTGGACGAACACCCCGACGACCTGGCGGAGCTGACCCGCCAGGTCGTGGAGGTCGAAGCGCCTGTCCACGTAGAGCAGCTGTACGAGCGGCTGCGCGGCCTTTACGGTCATTCGAGGGCGGGCAAACGGATCCGGGATGCCCTGTCCCGAGCCGTCTCCCGGGCGGTCAGACGGGGGTGGGTGAGCAAACAGGGAGACTTCTTGTGGAAGGCGAACCGGGAGTCTTCGGGCGCTCCGCCTCGAGGGCCTGGTGATGTGGCGCGGCCGCCCGAGCACATCTGTGCGGAGGAGTGGGAGGCGGCGGTACTCGAGGTGCTGGGTCAGCTCGGAGCCACCGAACGGTCTCGCGCCGCTCGGGCCATCGCCTCGGCTGTGCTCGGGTATAGCCGGATTTCGGCCCGGGCCCGCGACCACGTCACAGAGGCTATCGACCGCCTCGTCGCCAAGGGCAGGCTCCTCGACCTCCATGGCGTGCTGCACGTCAAGCCTCTGGAGAGATCAAGCCCATGA
- a CDS encoding AAA family ATPase, whose translation MDGVPLEIFDETFVAENVYSGQAVEPEHRLNLHRFAVGDQAVIVARQLDELSKEITAKNTELRQLREAIQRYIDGDMNVDEFVNLQPVEQVDQQIASLQQLLESLRGIQQVLNASSFRRIVLPTLDLNELSVTLATTLTGISAEAEREVKEHIRRCMDHRGESWIAQGMDYIRENCCPFCGQDLEGVSLIEAYKAYFATAYSNFKRQVAAAGETVGNVLAEPQLSGLRSTVLENERISHFWRQHVKVDLPQFDSEWATRILADLREYVQDLIRRKSQAPVEVVTLGSDEMSPLKEYRALVDQVRLYNEAVDRANEAILEKRRELRATSSTDVEHRLNLLRNARTRFSQDVRELCEAYNKLLEEKNELEHDKNKTRQMLEELSARLLRDYGDAINRVLARFGASFRLAEVRETHYGGTARLDYELDINGYRVGLEDTGRRSPRPCFRSTLSSGDRTALAFAFFLARMDGDPSVADRIIVLDDPLSSLDDGRQTQTVQEVVRIAERCRQLVLLSHDRYFLAQVWKAARRRSCDVRALRLPRHGDGTTIAPWDIASESQRPPLREFFVLKDYLDGEEGVDLNSVASCIRPLLENSLRFRFPDEFTMDDTLGEMIRKIRNAREPSPLVRLQPRIGELEDIDAYACRFHHGSAGMNVQTTDAELRSFATRALEFHRAVDIAE comes from the coding sequence GTGGATGGCGTTCCTCTCGAAATCTTTGACGAAACATTTGTCGCGGAGAATGTTTACTCTGGCCAGGCAGTGGAGCCGGAACATCGGCTGAATCTGCATCGCTTTGCCGTAGGGGATCAGGCCGTCATTGTGGCAAGGCAACTGGATGAGCTTTCTAAGGAGATTACCGCTAAGAACACAGAGTTGAGGCAGCTTCGCGAAGCGATCCAGCGTTACATAGACGGAGACATGAACGTTGACGAGTTCGTGAACCTTCAACCCGTGGAACAGGTCGATCAGCAGATAGCAAGTCTACAGCAACTGTTGGAGTCGTTGCGAGGCATCCAACAGGTATTGAATGCCTCTTCTTTTCGCCGCATTGTCCTGCCGACTCTTGACCTTAACGAGCTGTCTGTTACGCTTGCGACAACACTTACAGGTATTTCGGCAGAGGCTGAGCGGGAGGTAAAGGAACACATAAGGCGGTGCATGGACCACAGAGGTGAAAGCTGGATTGCCCAAGGGATGGACTACATTCGAGAGAACTGCTGCCCGTTTTGCGGGCAAGACTTGGAAGGAGTCAGTCTCATTGAAGCGTATAAGGCCTACTTTGCCACAGCCTACTCCAACTTCAAAAGGCAAGTGGCAGCCGCGGGGGAAACGGTCGGTAACGTCCTTGCTGAGCCACAACTCTCCGGCCTTCGAAGTACCGTACTTGAGAACGAGAGGATTTCGCACTTCTGGCGCCAACATGTGAAAGTTGATCTGCCGCAGTTCGATTCGGAATGGGCCACCCGCATCCTTGCTGATCTCCGAGAATACGTGCAGGACTTGATTAGGCGAAAGTCGCAAGCACCGGTGGAAGTAGTGACTCTGGGGTCGGACGAGATGTCACCGCTCAAGGAGTACAGGGCGCTGGTGGACCAGGTGAGGCTTTACAATGAGGCGGTCGATAGGGCCAACGAGGCGATACTTGAGAAAAGGCGGGAGCTACGGGCCACCTCGTCGACGGACGTGGAGCACAGGTTGAATCTTCTCCGCAATGCTCGGACGCGGTTTAGCCAAGACGTTCGCGAACTATGCGAAGCGTATAACAAGCTCCTCGAAGAAAAGAACGAACTAGAACACGACAAGAACAAAACCCGTCAGATGCTTGAAGAACTCAGTGCCCGCTTGCTTAGAGATTATGGTGATGCCATAAACCGAGTGCTGGCTAGATTCGGTGCGTCGTTTCGGCTTGCAGAAGTAAGAGAGACTCATTATGGAGGAACGGCGCGGCTTGACTATGAACTTGACATCAATGGTTACCGTGTGGGATTGGAGGATACCGGTCGGAGGTCACCTCGTCCTTGCTTCCGCAGCACGCTGAGTAGTGGAGACCGGACGGCACTGGCCTTCGCCTTTTTCTTGGCCCGGATGGACGGCGATCCATCTGTAGCAGACAGGATCATCGTACTGGACGATCCTCTGTCAAGCTTGGATGATGGTCGGCAGACACAAACAGTCCAAGAGGTTGTAAGAATCGCCGAGAGGTGTCGCCAGCTAGTGCTACTGTCCCATGATCGCTATTTTCTGGCTCAGGTTTGGAAAGCAGCTAGACGACGGTCGTGCGATGTACGTGCGCTGCGCTTGCCAAGACACGGAGACGGTACGACTATCGCCCCGTGGGACATCGCGAGCGAATCTCAACGGCCACCGCTCCGGGAGTTCTTCGTCTTGAAGGATTATCTAGATGGGGAAGAGGGGGTTGACCTGAACTCGGTCGCCTCATGTATTCGACCATTGCTTGAGAATAGCCTCCGATTTCGGTTCCCGGATGAGTTTACCATGGATGATACGCTTGGGGAAATGATTAGGAAGATCCGCAACGCGCGGGAGCCGTCGCCTTTAGTACGACTTCAACCCAGGATAGGGGAGTTGGAGGATATCGACGCATACGCCTGCCGGTTCCACCACGGATCGGCCGGCATGAACGTCCAGACGACCGATGCAGAGCTTCGTTCATTCGCAACGCGGGCGCTTGAGTTCCACCGAGCTGTAGATATAGCGGAGTGA
- a CDS encoding DUF2283 domain-containing protein, with amino-acid sequence MGRNGQLTIVLREAPVSESDEDRLGVILDSDARGNLVGLEILDASRRMSEPGSIQSKQRRGSGAAAQRAPGGTGKTLLLRSVRRAWSGAGRSPPECCP; translated from the coding sequence ATGGGCCGCAACGGACAGCTGACCATCGTGTTGCGGGAGGCACCGGTATCGGAAAGCGATGAAGACAGGCTGGGCGTCATTCTTGACTCTGATGCCAGAGGCAATCTGGTCGGCCTTGAGATCCTGGACGCCTCAAGGCGAATGAGCGAGCCAGGATCTATTCAATCCAAGCAACGTAGAGGTAGCGGGGCCGCCGCCCAGCGTGCCCCCGGGGGAACCGGCAAGACGCTGCTCTTGCGGAGCGTGCGGCGCGCCTGGTCCGGGGCGGGACGGTCGCCTCCCGAATGCTGTCCGTGA